One genomic region from Nitrospira sp. CR1.1 encodes:
- a CDS encoding methyltransferase domain-containing protein, with protein MTQPVTGSTARVRLTAERGGSRYYGHLWVFDNNVAEVFGTPAAGDLVDVYTHQKRFFGRGWYNPHSKIRIRLLTFHEEPIDEAFFARRLRAAAALRHTVTPHANACRLVHGESDLLPGLVVDRFADVAVMQALGYGMDLRKELLGDLLVQEAGVKTVYLRNDAKSRTLEGLPLSKGFLRGGGLTRVHIYEGKAQFTVDIAEGQKTGWFCDQRENRLAAAAYAKGQRVLEAFCHTGAFGVQAALAGAQSVEGLDVSAAAVALAKAHAEQNHLVSICDYRQADAFEELRVLERNQQRYGLVILDPPAFARSKKAVPHALAGYKDVNLRGLRLLQPGGVLVSCSCSQPVSDDDFWKMLQSAARDANRQIRLLEQRGQGPDHPVLAGMPETRYLKCFIVQVL; from the coding sequence ATGACACAGCCCGTCACCGGTTCCACTGCGAGAGTCCGCCTGACCGCCGAGCGAGGAGGATCGCGTTATTACGGTCATCTCTGGGTATTCGACAACAATGTGGCCGAAGTGTTCGGCACGCCGGCGGCGGGAGATCTCGTCGACGTGTACACCCATCAGAAGCGATTCTTCGGCCGCGGGTGGTACAACCCCCATTCCAAAATCCGCATTCGTCTCCTGACCTTTCACGAGGAACCGATCGACGAGGCGTTTTTTGCCAGGCGTCTCCGCGCTGCGGCCGCGCTTCGTCACACCGTCACGCCCCATGCCAATGCCTGTCGTCTGGTTCATGGCGAGAGCGATCTGCTGCCGGGGCTGGTGGTGGACCGGTTTGCCGATGTGGCGGTGATGCAGGCTCTTGGATACGGCATGGATCTGCGAAAGGAATTATTGGGCGACCTCTTGGTGCAGGAGGCGGGGGTGAAGACCGTGTACCTGCGAAATGATGCCAAGAGCCGGACGCTGGAGGGGCTGCCCCTGTCGAAAGGATTCCTGCGCGGCGGAGGACTGACGAGGGTACACATCTACGAAGGCAAGGCCCAGTTTACGGTCGACATTGCGGAGGGACAAAAAACCGGATGGTTTTGTGACCAACGCGAAAACCGGCTGGCGGCGGCCGCCTATGCCAAGGGGCAGCGCGTGTTGGAAGCCTTTTGCCATACCGGCGCTTTCGGTGTGCAAGCGGCCTTGGCGGGGGCGCAATCGGTCGAAGGGTTGGATGTCAGCGCGGCGGCGGTCGCTTTGGCCAAGGCGCATGCCGAGCAGAACCATCTTGTCTCCATCTGCGACTATCGGCAGGCCGATGCCTTCGAAGAATTGCGAGTGCTTGAACGGAACCAGCAACGGTATGGTCTGGTCATTCTCGATCCGCCTGCTTTTGCCCGGAGCAAAAAGGCCGTGCCCCATGCGCTGGCCGGCTATAAAGACGTCAATCTGCGAGGTCTTCGTCTTCTTCAACCGGGGGGCGTCCTGGTGAGTTGTTCCTGCTCGCAGCCGGTGAGCGATGACGATTTCTGGAAGATGCTTCAGTCGGCCGCGCGGGATGCCAATCGTCAGATCCGTTTGCTCGAACAGCGCGGGCAGGGGCCGGACCATCCGGTGCTCGCGGGGATGCCGGAAACGCGGTACCTGAAATGTTTCATCGTCCAGGTGCTGTGA
- a CDS encoding peptidylprolyl isomerase — protein MTAQTGSPQAIITVTSKNESWGQIVLRFFPDVAPNHVKNFTDLAKKGFYNGTTFHRVIPGFMIQGGDPNSKNPDRASHGMGGPGHNVKAEFNSKPHKRGTLSMARANDPDSAGSQFFICVNDANFLDWQYTVFGEVQSGLDVVDKVVGAKRDGRDNPLERVEMAVTITE, from the coding sequence ATGACGGCACAAACCGGTTCACCACAAGCGATTATCACTGTGACATCCAAGAATGAGTCCTGGGGCCAGATCGTGCTGCGCTTTTTCCCGGACGTCGCGCCGAATCACGTCAAAAACTTTACGGACCTGGCGAAGAAAGGCTTTTACAACGGTACCACCTTTCACCGCGTGATTCCCGGGTTCATGATTCAGGGCGGCGATCCTAACAGCAAGAATCCGGACCGTGCATCACACGGGATGGGCGGTCCGGGCCACAACGTGAAGGCGGAGTTCAACAGCAAGCCGCATAAGCGGGGAACCCTCTCCATGGCGCGCGCCAATGATCCGGACAGCGCCGGTTCTCAGTTCTTTATCTGCGTGAATGACGCCAACTTCCTGGATTGGCAATATACGGTGTTCGGGGAAGTGCAGAGCGGGCTCGATGTGGTTGACAAGGTCGTCGGTGCCAAGCGTGATGGGCGCGACAATCCATTGGAACGAGTCGAAATGGCCGTGACGATTACGGAATAG
- a CDS encoding helix-turn-helix domain-containing protein, protein MPHIGTLVRAWRVSQKCSEQAFAQRAGIAPTLLESLESEQLDPTASTLEALADALKIPLPWLFIHPTEFDLLCKDDEEEPAPLSTLTGTDPVLERLLLAAGHDRTLFVLLTALMQSGDPKLLRAAEVSLRSLVKQSKQATVPWQSRPPGHFEPPSD, encoded by the coding sequence ATGCCACACATCGGAACCCTGGTTCGCGCTTGGCGGGTGTCTCAAAAATGTTCTGAGCAGGCTTTTGCTCAACGAGCCGGGATCGCCCCGACTCTCTTGGAGTCGTTGGAGTCGGAACAACTCGATCCCACCGCCTCGACCCTGGAAGCCTTGGCGGATGCATTGAAAATTCCCCTCCCCTGGCTCTTCATCCACCCGACAGAATTCGACCTTCTCTGCAAAGACGACGAAGAAGAGCCGGCTCCTCTGTCCACATTAACCGGAACAGACCCGGTGCTGGAAAGACTGCTGCTGGCAGCCGGGCACGATCGAACGCTCTTCGTGCTCCTCACCGCACTCATGCAGAGTGGAGACCCGAAACTGCTCCGCGCCGCCGAAGTGAGCCTGCGTAGTCTCGTGAAACAATCCAAACAGGCCACGGTCCCCTGGCAATCCCGGCCGCCGGGCCATTTTGAACCACCCAGCGATTAA
- a CDS encoding alpha-keto acid decarboxylase family protein — protein MTTHTIGTAVLDRLHRLGVRHMFGIPGDYVLGLYKLMESSPIQHVATTREDCAGFAADAYARINGIGALCVTYCVGGLNTVNAIACAYAERSPVVLLTGSPGLSERARNPYLHHMVREFSTQREVFEKMTVAAVSLEDPVTAEREMDRAFAALLRYRRPIYLEIPRDMVHVPLAYTSHTTSIVDEPTDKAALSEALAEVRAMLESAKRPVILAGAEVGRFGLHDELTTLVERLNVPIASTLLGKSIIREDHPLYAGVYSGLVARDEVKEFVNQTDCLLILGSILSDVEDLDARSALFSDGHTIHATADRIAIKHHRYDSIRFEDFVKGLANASLPSFPKPQLPTPPVPEEPMPPAQASVSLHGVFRHLDTVLEEQTLVIADVGESLFASVDLHVHRRFEFLSPAYYTSMGFAVPAAIGASFADPSLRPIVLVGDGAFQMTGSELSTAVRYRQAPVVIVLNNHGYSTEREILEGPFNDIQEWRYERICELIGGGQGSRVATHGEFVETLAKALADPSQPYVINVLLDPSDRSPAMMRLARRLAKRLSTDRP, from the coding sequence ATGACCACACACACGATCGGCACCGCCGTCCTGGATCGGCTTCATCGCCTTGGCGTCCGCCATATGTTCGGCATTCCCGGCGACTATGTGCTGGGCCTCTATAAATTGATGGAATCCTCGCCGATTCAACACGTGGCCACGACACGAGAGGATTGCGCCGGTTTCGCCGCCGACGCCTATGCTCGGATCAACGGCATCGGCGCCCTCTGTGTCACATACTGTGTCGGAGGACTCAATACGGTCAACGCCATTGCGTGTGCCTATGCGGAGCGCTCGCCGGTCGTGTTGTTGACGGGGTCGCCAGGACTATCCGAACGCGCCCGCAACCCCTACCTTCACCACATGGTGCGCGAGTTCTCGACCCAGCGTGAGGTGTTTGAAAAAATGACGGTGGCGGCCGTCAGCCTGGAAGACCCGGTCACAGCCGAGCGTGAGATGGATCGCGCGTTCGCGGCCCTGCTGCGGTATCGACGCCCCATCTATCTCGAAATCCCGCGCGACATGGTCCATGTGCCGCTGGCCTACACATCCCATACAACCAGCATCGTGGACGAGCCGACCGACAAAGCCGCCTTGAGCGAGGCTCTGGCCGAAGTGCGCGCGATGTTGGAGTCGGCCAAACGTCCGGTAATTTTAGCCGGCGCTGAAGTGGGACGGTTCGGGCTCCACGACGAGCTGACGACACTCGTGGAACGATTGAATGTGCCGATCGCCTCCACCCTGCTCGGGAAATCCATCATCCGTGAAGATCATCCGCTGTACGCGGGCGTCTATAGCGGGTTGGTGGCCCGCGATGAGGTGAAGGAATTCGTGAACCAAACCGATTGCCTGCTCATTCTCGGATCGATTCTGTCGGACGTTGAGGATTTGGACGCCCGCAGTGCCCTATTTTCCGACGGCCACACCATCCATGCCACCGCGGATCGTATCGCCATCAAACACCATCGATACGATTCCATCCGGTTCGAAGATTTCGTCAAAGGACTCGCCAACGCCTCGCTGCCCTCATTCCCCAAACCGCAGTTGCCGACGCCGCCTGTTCCCGAAGAGCCGATGCCCCCGGCGCAAGCCTCGGTCAGCCTGCATGGGGTATTCCGGCACCTGGATACGGTACTGGAAGAACAAACCCTGGTCATCGCCGATGTGGGCGAATCGCTGTTTGCTTCCGTGGATCTGCACGTCCACCGGCGTTTTGAGTTTTTGTCGCCAGCCTACTATACGTCGATGGGCTTCGCCGTCCCTGCGGCGATCGGCGCGTCGTTCGCCGACCCGTCCTTGCGACCGATTGTCCTGGTGGGAGACGGCGCCTTCCAGATGACCGGCTCCGAACTATCCACCGCCGTACGATACCGGCAGGCCCCCGTCGTGATTGTCCTGAATAACCATGGATATTCCACCGAACGCGAAATCCTGGAAGGCCCGTTTAACGACATTCAAGAATGGCGTTACGAACGGATCTGCGAACTCATCGGCGGGGGACAGGGCTCGCGCGTCGCCACCCACGGAGAATTCGTCGAAACCCTGGCCAAAGCGCTGGCCGACCCCAGCCAGCCGTATGTCATCAACGTCCTGCTCGATCCATCGGACCGTTCTCCAGCCATGATGCGCCTCGCCAGACGGCTGGCCAAACGACTCTCCACCGACCGCCCGTGA
- the tatC gene encoding twin-arginine translocase subunit TatC has translation MLAPLAAHIQSLKKRLLIIAVTLGVAFAAAFAYSTEMVAWLNRPFPNQLVFYGPTEALFASIKVSFLAGLILSLPIVFYQFWKFIAPALLPKEQRWAIPIFLLAALLFALGLIFCNLVILPLVIDFFVSFGMDRDITPALGVGTYIDFNVKFLLIFGCAFELPLVLTILSRVGVVSAAVLAHYRKHAIMAALIISAIVTPDATLFTMLLMAVPLMILYEIGIIGAKIFGRSSGPAPDMNLPLDPDIPVGTAGHRVR, from the coding sequence ATGCTCGCACCACTGGCCGCCCATATTCAGTCGCTCAAGAAGCGGCTGTTGATTATCGCGGTCACCTTGGGGGTCGCGTTTGCGGCGGCGTTTGCCTACTCAACCGAGATGGTCGCCTGGCTCAATCGTCCGTTCCCCAATCAGCTGGTCTTTTACGGACCGACCGAAGCCTTATTTGCCTCGATCAAGGTGTCGTTTCTGGCGGGCCTCATTCTCAGCCTGCCGATCGTGTTTTATCAATTCTGGAAGTTCATCGCGCCGGCGTTGCTTCCCAAGGAGCAGCGCTGGGCGATTCCGATTTTCCTGCTGGCCGCGCTCCTGTTCGCGCTCGGCTTGATTTTTTGTAATCTTGTTATCCTGCCGCTGGTCATCGACTTTTTTGTCAGCTTCGGGATGGATCGCGACATCACGCCGGCGCTCGGTGTCGGCACCTATATCGATTTCAACGTCAAATTCCTGCTGATCTTCGGTTGTGCGTTTGAATTGCCCCTGGTGCTGACCATTTTGTCCCGGGTGGGTGTGGTCTCGGCGGCGGTGCTGGCGCATTACCGCAAACATGCGATCATGGCGGCCTTGATCATTTCAGCTATCGTGACACCGGACGCCACCTTGTTCACCATGTTGCTGATGGCTGTTCCGCTCATGATACTCTATGAGATCGGGATTATCGGCGCGAAGATCTTCGGGCGGTCCTCGGGCCCGGCGCCAGACATGAATTTGCCTCTCGACCCAGATATACCCGTCGGTACCGCCGGTCATCGTGTGCGATGA
- the tsaB gene encoding tRNA (adenosine(37)-N6)-threonylcarbamoyltransferase complex dimerization subunit type 1 TsaB has product MRPQPDHYLLAIDTATAWQSVALLQCDKVLALVEQDADGSHARSLMGAIDRVLREGSITLKELQSLAVSIGPGSFTGLRVGLATMLGFRAVLGLPIAPVPTLEAMAWNLRDVKGLLVPVLKSRHNEVYWAAYEWLPESGLRTLIAEQVGPPASVARAVQAAKTCTCFGDGWQAYGKDIREAVESAGGQILEVSPEQQHPSAVSVGLAGRQRLDEGELAEQELVPRYVQRTEAEVKFDEQQGVSALERRRQRVASKLTQGRRRAVPKSADSRRTT; this is encoded by the coding sequence ATGAGGCCGCAGCCGGATCATTATTTGTTAGCAATCGATACTGCGACGGCCTGGCAAAGCGTGGCGTTGCTTCAATGCGACAAGGTGTTGGCCCTGGTCGAGCAGGACGCCGATGGGTCGCATGCGCGCTCGCTCATGGGCGCTATCGATCGTGTGCTGCGCGAGGGGAGTATCACGCTGAAAGAACTTCAGAGCCTGGCGGTGTCGATCGGGCCCGGTTCTTTTACCGGACTCCGGGTCGGGCTCGCGACCATGTTAGGGTTTCGTGCGGTGTTGGGTCTACCGATTGCACCGGTGCCGACCTTGGAAGCCATGGCTTGGAACCTGCGCGACGTGAAGGGCCTGCTGGTGCCTGTGCTGAAAAGTCGGCACAATGAAGTGTACTGGGCTGCCTATGAGTGGCTGCCGGAATCCGGGTTGCGCACCCTGATCGCCGAACAAGTTGGACCTCCGGCTTCTGTGGCGCGGGCCGTACAGGCGGCAAAAACCTGCACGTGCTTTGGCGACGGATGGCAGGCGTATGGGAAGGACATCCGGGAAGCCGTTGAGTCAGCCGGCGGGCAGATCCTGGAAGTCAGCCCGGAGCAGCAACATCCTTCAGCCGTCAGTGTAGGGCTCGCCGGACGACAGCGTCTGGATGAGGGGGAGCTTGCGGAACAGGAACTGGTTCCTCGGTATGTCCAACGCACGGAAGCGGAAGTCAAATTCGACGAGCAGCAGGGGGTGTCTGCGCTGGAGCGGCGGCGCCAGCGGGTGGCGAGCAAACTGACGCAGGGACGACGGCGAGCTGTTCCTAAGAGCGCTGATTCACGACGTACCACATAA
- the rimI gene encoding ribosomal-protein-alanine N-acetyltransferase, with protein MPWSFPSDMTSPSILIEPATSGLLDEVLAIEQACFSAPWTRKMLAAELSGNPFAHFLVAKCPDPQSGSLAVAGYFCFWIVFEEVRLMNLAVMAPFRRQGVATRLVCNALQAGLERGATRAMLEVRGSNHEAQTLYYRLGFRQTATRARYYVNPEEDAVLMEMAPLQVSEVCRRPGA; from the coding sequence ATGCCATGGAGTTTTCCCTCTGACATGACATCACCTTCGATCCTGATTGAACCGGCGACCTCCGGCCTCCTCGATGAGGTGCTCGCCATCGAACAGGCTTGCTTCTCAGCCCCCTGGACGCGCAAAATGTTGGCAGCTGAACTGTCCGGCAACCCATTCGCACATTTTTTGGTCGCGAAGTGTCCCGACCCTCAGTCTGGCTCCCTTGCGGTAGCGGGGTATTTTTGTTTTTGGATCGTCTTTGAAGAAGTGCGGTTGATGAACCTGGCGGTGATGGCGCCGTTCAGACGGCAGGGCGTGGCGACGAGGTTAGTGTGCAATGCTCTGCAAGCCGGGCTGGAACGCGGTGCAACGCGGGCGATGTTGGAGGTGCGGGGCTCGAATCACGAGGCGCAGACGCTCTATTACCGGCTGGGATTTCGTCAGACGGCGACGCGGGCACGGTATTATGTCAATCCCGAGGAGGATGCGGTGCTCATGGAAATGGCGCCGCTGCAGGTGAGTGAGGTGTGTAGGCGGCCTGGAGCGTGA
- a CDS encoding oligopeptide transporter, OPT family, whose product MREHEGPGEPVDAPLVPASVSLPEITPKAVVLSVLLAAVLAGANAYLGLFAGMTVSASIPAAVVSMAVLRLFRQSNILENNIVQTAASSGEALAAGVIFTIPGLVLIGYWTSFDYWQTFTVSLVGGVLGVLFTIPLRRALIIHARLRFPEGVATAEVLKIGAVSGGHAGGRVRLLLRATALGGGLKFAEGGLKLWSEALEGALEFGRVTFYGGLNLSPALVAVGYIIGLNTALVVFLGGALGWLVLLPLYQALVGAPDGLTGVAAAKTIWSGQIRYIGIGAMLVGGVWTLIQVRGPILQSLRQLVSLYTARGDNRAGSALRTDRDAGVFWLLGLTVASLAPMLFLYSHLLDQRVVAGAGLTVLMVVTAFLFSAVAGYMAGLVGSSSNPVSGVTIATIMLAALLLLSILGREHPAGPAAALLVGAVVCCAAAMGGDNLQDLKTGHLVGATPWKQQVMQVIGVATGAAVIVPVLSLLQVKYGIGAATVEHAHPLSAPQATLMANLAKGVFGGSLPWNLVGIGMVIGVVIIGADEWQARRQALLRFPVLAVALGMYLPLKLSAAILFGGLLAEYVRRGRLAPETSSSDRGLLCAAGLVTGEAMVGILLALPIAMSSVWPSLGGDPFQLFADPPLGGWPGLVALSLVGFFLVRAAQAKGDSEHVHATHSKT is encoded by the coding sequence ATGCGCGAGCATGAGGGGCCTGGGGAGCCTGTGGATGCGCCGCTCGTGCCAGCCTCTGTGTCGCTGCCGGAAATCACCCCCAAAGCGGTCGTCCTCTCGGTCCTGCTGGCCGCCGTCTTGGCGGGCGCCAATGCCTATTTGGGTCTGTTTGCGGGGATGACCGTCTCCGCCTCCATTCCCGCTGCCGTCGTGTCCATGGCGGTGCTGCGGCTCTTTCGTCAGTCCAATATTCTTGAAAACAATATCGTGCAAACCGCCGCCTCATCGGGTGAAGCGTTGGCGGCGGGTGTGATTTTTACCATTCCGGGTCTGGTCCTCATCGGCTATTGGACGAGCTTCGATTATTGGCAAACCTTCACTGTGTCGCTGGTTGGCGGGGTGCTGGGGGTGTTGTTCACGATTCCATTGCGCCGCGCCTTGATCATTCATGCCCGCCTTCGTTTTCCCGAGGGGGTCGCCACGGCCGAGGTGCTGAAGATCGGCGCTGTCTCAGGTGGACATGCCGGCGGCCGGGTTCGCTTGTTATTACGCGCAACGGCTTTGGGAGGCGGGTTGAAGTTTGCCGAAGGCGGGTTGAAGCTCTGGAGCGAAGCGCTCGAAGGGGCGCTTGAGTTTGGCCGCGTGACCTTCTATGGGGGACTCAACCTTTCGCCGGCGCTCGTGGCGGTCGGCTACATCATCGGTCTCAATACGGCGCTGGTTGTGTTTCTCGGCGGGGCGCTCGGTTGGTTGGTGCTCCTGCCCTTGTATCAGGCGCTCGTGGGGGCGCCGGACGGCCTGACTGGTGTGGCGGCGGCGAAGACCATCTGGAGCGGGCAGATTCGCTACATCGGCATCGGCGCCATGCTGGTGGGAGGAGTCTGGACCCTGATTCAGGTTCGAGGCCCGATCCTGCAGAGTCTCCGGCAGTTGGTCTCGCTCTATACGGCTCGTGGGGACAATCGTGCCGGTTCGGCGCTGCGCACTGATCGGGATGCCGGCGTGTTCTGGTTACTCGGTCTGACCGTGGCCTCGCTGGCGCCCATGCTGTTCCTGTACTCCCACCTGCTGGATCAACGTGTTGTCGCTGGCGCTGGATTAACGGTACTGATGGTGGTGACGGCCTTTCTCTTTTCTGCCGTGGCCGGGTATATGGCGGGCCTGGTCGGGAGTTCGAGCAACCCGGTGTCTGGCGTGACCATCGCGACGATCATGCTCGCGGCGCTGCTGCTATTAAGCATTCTGGGGCGTGAACATCCGGCTGGTCCGGCGGCAGCTTTGCTAGTGGGGGCGGTCGTCTGTTGCGCCGCCGCCATGGGTGGCGACAATCTGCAAGATCTAAAAACCGGACACCTGGTCGGGGCGACGCCTTGGAAGCAGCAGGTGATGCAGGTCATCGGGGTGGCGACAGGTGCGGCCGTCATCGTGCCGGTGCTGTCGCTGCTACAGGTGAAATACGGCATTGGAGCGGCGACTGTCGAACATGCCCACCCCCTCAGCGCGCCGCAGGCGACGTTAATGGCCAACCTTGCCAAGGGAGTGTTCGGCGGATCGTTACCCTGGAACTTGGTCGGGATCGGGATGGTGATCGGTGTGGTCATTATCGGAGCGGACGAATGGCAGGCGCGACGGCAGGCCCTGCTTCGTTTTCCGGTGCTAGCCGTGGCGCTTGGTATGTACCTGCCTCTCAAATTGTCGGCTGCGATCTTGTTTGGCGGGCTGCTGGCAGAGTATGTGCGGAGGGGGAGACTGGCTCCTGAGACATCTTCGTCCGATCGAGGGCTTCTATGCGCCGCCGGGCTCGTGACCGGTGAAGCGATGGTTGGTATCCTGCTGGCGCTTCCGATCGCCATGAGTTCTGTCTGGCCGTCGTTGGGAGGAGATCCGTTCCAGTTATTCGCCGATCCGCCGTTAGGCGGCTGGCCGGGGCTTGTCGCATTGTCGTTGGTCGGTTTCTTCCTGGTGCGGGCGGCTCAAGCCAAAGGAGACTCCGAACATGTTCACGCAACCCATAGCAAAACATGA
- a CDS encoding DUF465 domain-containing protein gives MQTETAITERLRQSNTEFRALEESHHRLDAELADLQRRHVLTPAEEVLKKQLQKEKLATKDKIAELIRSSR, from the coding sequence ATGCAGACGGAGACGGCGATCACTGAGCGGTTACGGCAATCCAACACAGAATTCCGTGCCCTTGAAGAATCTCACCATCGCCTCGACGCGGAGCTGGCCGATTTGCAACGACGGCATGTGCTCACGCCGGCGGAAGAAGTCCTGAAGAAACAACTGCAAAAAGAGAAGCTAGCCACGAAGGATAAGATCGCCGAACTCATCCGCTCCTCACGGTAA
- the radA gene encoding DNA repair protein RadA, producing MKAKTTFHCQACGHQAPRWLGRCPDCGGWNTLKEERLPAAPKGRQGMPASPMAVAMPISDIEIVGEPRHSTGMSEFDRVLGGGVVPGSVMLIGGDPGIGKTTLLLQALPLLAGAGEQVLYVSGEESPRQIKMRGERLGIGGKHLLILGETSLEQILKAIQEIKPAAVVVDSIQTVYTEQLTSAPGSISQVQEVAGQLMWFAKRNHVPVFIIGHVTKEGAIAGPRLLEHIVDTVLYFEGDKSHSFRILRAVKNRFGSTNEIGVFEMKDGGLEEVSNPSELFLAERPQRSTGSVVVSSLEGTRPILVELQALVSSTNYPMPKRMANGVEPNRLSLLLAVMEKRLGMHLSGQDVYVNVVGGIHIDEPAIDLGIVAAVTSSLRESPIDFTTLVMGEVGLGGEVRAISQAELRIREAAKMGFKRCLLPERNVAKLDPVDGIEMIGIREVGDALDAVLA from the coding sequence ATGAAGGCGAAGACGACGTTTCATTGTCAGGCATGCGGCCATCAGGCGCCGCGCTGGCTCGGACGTTGCCCCGACTGCGGCGGCTGGAATACGCTCAAGGAAGAGCGTCTGCCGGCCGCTCCCAAAGGTCGCCAGGGGATGCCAGCCTCGCCAATGGCGGTTGCCATGCCCATCTCCGACATCGAAATCGTGGGCGAGCCCCGGCACAGCACGGGAATGAGCGAGTTCGACCGGGTTCTGGGCGGCGGCGTGGTGCCCGGCTCTGTGATGTTGATCGGCGGCGACCCGGGCATTGGCAAAACGACGTTATTGTTGCAGGCGTTGCCCCTGCTGGCGGGAGCGGGCGAGCAGGTGTTGTATGTCTCCGGGGAGGAGTCTCCCCGGCAGATCAAGATGCGGGGCGAACGGCTTGGCATCGGCGGCAAGCACCTCCTCATTCTCGGAGAAACCTCCCTCGAACAAATTCTCAAAGCCATTCAGGAAATCAAGCCGGCGGCGGTCGTTGTGGACTCGATTCAGACCGTCTATACCGAGCAACTGACATCGGCGCCGGGCAGTATCAGCCAGGTGCAGGAAGTGGCCGGGCAGTTGATGTGGTTCGCGAAGCGCAACCATGTCCCCGTGTTCATCATCGGGCATGTCACAAAGGAAGGGGCGATTGCCGGCCCCCGGTTGCTGGAACATATCGTCGATACGGTGTTGTACTTCGAAGGCGACAAGAGCCACAGTTTCCGCATTTTGCGCGCCGTGAAAAACCGGTTCGGGTCCACGAACGAAATTGGCGTCTTCGAGATGAAAGACGGCGGACTGGAAGAGGTCAGCAATCCCTCCGAGTTGTTTCTCGCCGAGCGGCCGCAACGCAGCACCGGCTCTGTGGTGGTGTCCAGTCTGGAGGGAACGCGGCCGATTCTGGTCGAATTGCAAGCGCTGGTGTCGAGCACCAATTATCCCATGCCCAAGCGCATGGCCAACGGGGTGGAACCGAATCGCTTGTCGTTGCTGCTGGCGGTGATGGAAAAGCGCCTGGGCATGCATCTCTCGGGTCAGGATGTGTACGTCAATGTGGTCGGCGGAATCCATATCGACGAACCGGCCATCGATTTAGGCATTGTCGCCGCCGTCACGTCGAGCTTGCGCGAGAGCCCGATCGATTTCACGACTTTGGTGATGGGTGAAGTCGGACTGGGCGGCGAGGTGAGGGCAATCAGCCAGGCGGAATTGCGGATTCGCGAAGCCGCAAAGATGGGCTTCAAGCGTTGCCTGTTGCCGGAGCGGAATGTGGCGAAACTCGATCCGGTTGACGGGATCGAAATGATCGGCATTCGTGAAGTCGGAGACGCCTTGGACGCAGTGCTGGCGTGA